A part of Longimicrobiaceae bacterium genomic DNA contains:
- a CDS encoding PadR family transcriptional regulator, whose protein sequence is MSDTLSLVKGTLDVLVLKALSWGPMHGFEITRWLEGRSAGALEVRDSALYQALYRLEERGLVKADWGITENNRRARYYEITTAGRHYLATETARFLRYAETVSGILTVPQGA, encoded by the coding sequence ATGTCGGACACCTTGTCGCTGGTCAAAGGCACGCTTGACGTCCTGGTGCTGAAAGCGCTCTCGTGGGGGCCGATGCATGGCTTCGAGATCACCCGCTGGCTGGAAGGGCGCTCCGCCGGGGCGCTGGAGGTCCGCGACTCGGCTCTGTATCAGGCCCTCTACCGCCTGGAGGAGCGCGGGCTGGTGAAGGCGGACTGGGGGATTACGGAGAACAATCGGCGGGCGCGTTACTACGAGATCACGACCGCAGGCAGGCATTACCTGGCCACAGAGACGGCGCGATTTCTCCGCTACGCGGAAACCGTCTCGGGGATCCTGACCGTCCCGCAGGGGGCCTAG
- a CDS encoding VOC family protein, with translation MAIKRMDNVGIVVEDLDSTIDFFTELGLELEGRGPIEGEWAEGVTGLRGMRVEVAMMRTPDGHSRLELSRFLAPTVVADNRRAPVNALGYLRVMFAVDDLDDTLARLRKHGAGVVDQVVRYGDSYRLCYVRGPEGILLGLAQELGQGT, from the coding sequence ATGGCGATCAAGCGGATGGACAACGTCGGCATCGTGGTCGAGGACCTGGACTCCACCATCGATTTCTTCACCGAGCTCGGTCTCGAGCTCGAGGGTCGCGGTCCCATCGAAGGGGAGTGGGCGGAAGGCGTGACCGGACTTCGCGGCATGCGGGTGGAGGTGGCGATGATGCGCACGCCGGACGGCCACAGCCGCCTCGAGCTGTCCCGGTTCCTCGCACCGACCGTGGTCGCGGACAACCGCAGAGCCCCGGTGAACGCGCTCGGCTACCTGCGGGTGATGTTCGCGGTGGACGATCTCGACGACACGCTCGCGCGACTCCGCAAGCACGGTGCGGGGGTCGTGGATCAAGTAGTCCGGTACGGAGACTCGTATCGGCTCTGCTACGTCCGGGGACCGGAAGGGATTCTCCTCGGGCTCGCCCAGGAGCTCGGGCAGGGGACTTAG
- a CDS encoding GNAT family protein, with the protein MRIDCGDFELRPWQEGDQPHLVRHANDREIWRNLRDQFPHPYTAADADRWVRQAARQQPVTDFAIVIDGYPGGGIGVKLRADVERCSAEIGYWLGQTFWGRGIMASAVRAVTRYAMPTFQLTRLYAVSFAYNVRSHRVLEKAGYSHEGTLRRSAIKDGIVVDQRMYGITDLDLESAGLP; encoded by the coding sequence ATGCGGATCGATTGCGGGGATTTCGAGCTCCGCCCGTGGCAGGAGGGCGACCAGCCGCACCTCGTGCGGCACGCCAACGATCGCGAGATCTGGCGCAACCTCAGGGATCAGTTCCCGCACCCTTATACGGCGGCGGATGCGGACCGCTGGGTCCGCCAGGCAGCGCGACAGCAGCCGGTCACCGATTTCGCGATCGTGATCGACGGATATCCCGGCGGAGGGATCGGCGTGAAATTGCGCGCGGATGTCGAGCGCTGCTCAGCCGAGATCGGCTACTGGTTGGGCCAGACGTTCTGGGGTCGCGGCATCATGGCGTCCGCGGTGCGGGCGGTCACTCGTTATGCGATGCCGACCTTCCAACTCACCCGGCTGTATGCGGTATCCTTCGCCTACAACGTCCGATCGCACCGCGTGCTCGAGAAGGCCGGCTACTCGCACGAGGGCACGCTACGGCGCAGCGCCATCAAGGATGGGATCGTGGTCGACCAGCGCATGTACGGCATCACAGACCTCGATCTGGAGAGCGCGGGTCTTCCCTGA
- a CDS encoding VOC family protein yields MSTVGIRYIIDDVAAARDFYTSLFGFTVERDFAPAFASVVRDGVRLLLSGDGSSGKHPLPDGRQQVPGGWNRVHLEVDDLAAEIVRLRAAGVTFRMDDAVSGPGGSQIIVEDPSGNPVELFQGRRMDESSPG; encoded by the coding sequence ATGTCGACGGTGGGAATTCGCTACATCATCGATGACGTGGCCGCGGCCAGGGACTTCTACACGTCCCTCTTCGGCTTCACCGTGGAGCGTGACTTCGCGCCGGCCTTCGCCTCCGTCGTGCGGGATGGCGTTCGCCTCCTGCTGAGCGGGGACGGAAGCTCGGGAAAACATCCGTTGCCGGACGGACGCCAGCAGGTTCCGGGCGGCTGGAATCGGGTGCACCTCGAGGTGGACGACCTCGCAGCCGAGATCGTGCGGCTGCGTGCGGCGGGAGTCACCTTCCGCATGGATGACGCCGTCTCCGGACCTGGCGGATCACAGATCATCGTCGAGGATCCGTCGGGAAATCCGGTCGAGCTCTTTCAGGGGCGACGGATGGACGAATCGAGCCCCGGCTGA
- a CDS encoding DinB family protein, translated as MIADAAARDILARSLAWSDAHVSFERAVRDIPVHLRGTRPPGLPHSCWELVEHIRLTQRDILDFAIAEEYHEAEWPADYWPPSPEPPHADAWDQSIAAAKEDCEALQRLARDAAVDLLAVTPHGTDQTYLREILLVLDHTAYHVGQLVLVRRALGAWAES; from the coding sequence ATGATCGCTGACGCTGCGGCGCGGGACATCCTTGCTCGATCGCTGGCGTGGTCCGACGCACACGTCTCGTTCGAGCGGGCGGTGCGCGACATCCCCGTCCACCTCCGCGGCACCCGACCGCCGGGCTTGCCGCACTCCTGCTGGGAGCTCGTCGAGCACATCCGGCTCACCCAGCGGGACATCCTGGACTTTGCCATCGCCGAGGAGTACCACGAGGCGGAATGGCCCGCCGATTACTGGCCGCCCTCCCCCGAGCCACCCCACGCCGACGCCTGGGATCAGAGCATCGCAGCCGCGAAGGAAGATTGCGAAGCTCTGCAGCGACTCGCGCGCGATGCCGCAGTCGACCTCCTGGCGGTGACCCCTCACGGCACCGACCAGACCTACCTGCGCGAGATCCTTCTGGTATTGGATCACACCGCGTATCACGTGGGCCAACTGGTGCTGGTGCGGCGCGCACTCGGCGCCTGGGCAGAGTCGTGA